From one Citrobacter sp. Marseille-Q6884 genomic stretch:
- a CDS encoding diaminobutyrate--2-oxoglutarate transaminase, with protein MMTDKVRIDTLNANSLPQSNETFLARQAEFESNVRSYPRKLPLAIAKAQGVWITDVENNQYLDCLAGAGTLALGHNHPEMLKSIQSVITSGLPLHTLDLTTPLKDEFSSYLLSLLPGQGKEYCLQFTGPSGADAVEAALKLAKKVTGRSSVISFSGGYHGMTHGALSVTGNLSPKEAVSNMMAEVQFMPYPHEYRCPLGIGGEAGVKALTYYFENLINDVESGVRKPAAVILEAVQGEGGVNPAPIEWLQRIRKVTQEHGILLILDEVQAGFARTGKLFAFEHAGIEPDIIVMSKAVGGGLPLAVLGIKKQFDAWSPGHHTGTFRGNQLAMATGLTTLKILKDDNIADKVAAQGEWLKGKLAELQKRYPVIGHIRGLGLMIGLEIVKPNEAKDHMGCYPADGELSALLQKKCFESGLILERGGRNGSVLRLLPSLLITNAELEIFLDKFENALLGAGVKPV; from the coding sequence GACAGGCTGAGTTTGAATCTAATGTCCGCAGCTATCCTCGTAAACTGCCACTGGCTATTGCCAAAGCGCAGGGTGTCTGGATTACCGACGTAGAAAATAATCAATATCTTGATTGCCTGGCAGGTGCCGGAACCCTGGCGCTTGGTCATAATCATCCTGAAATGCTTAAGAGCATTCAAAGTGTCATCACGAGCGGATTACCGTTACATACGCTTGACCTTACTACTCCATTAAAAGATGAATTCTCATCTTATTTGCTTTCTTTACTGCCAGGTCAGGGTAAAGAGTACTGCCTGCAGTTCACCGGCCCGTCCGGCGCGGATGCTGTAGAAGCGGCGCTGAAACTGGCGAAGAAAGTCACCGGGCGCTCCAGTGTGATCAGCTTCTCCGGCGGCTACCACGGGATGACCCATGGCGCGCTGTCCGTGACTGGCAACCTGTCCCCGAAAGAAGCCGTTAGCAACATGATGGCAGAAGTACAGTTTATGCCGTATCCGCACGAGTACCGTTGCCCGCTGGGTATCGGTGGTGAGGCGGGTGTGAAAGCCTTAACGTATTACTTCGAAAACCTGATTAACGACGTTGAAAGCGGCGTACGTAAACCGGCTGCGGTGATCCTGGAAGCGGTGCAGGGTGAGGGCGGCGTGAATCCGGCGCCGATCGAGTGGCTGCAACGCATTCGTAAAGTGACTCAGGAACACGGCATTCTGCTGATCCTTGACGAAGTTCAGGCTGGCTTTGCACGTACCGGCAAACTGTTCGCCTTCGAACATGCGGGTATTGAGCCGGACATCATCGTGATGTCTAAAGCAGTTGGTGGCGGTCTGCCGCTGGCCGTGCTGGGTATTAAGAAACAGTTCGACGCCTGGTCACCGGGTCATCACACCGGTACCTTCCGTGGTAACCAGCTGGCGATGGCGACTGGCCTGACTACGCTGAAAATCCTGAAAGATGACAACATTGCCGACAAAGTTGCCGCCCAGGGCGAGTGGCTGAAAGGCAAACTGGCTGAGCTGCAGAAACGTTACCCGGTTATCGGTCACATTCGTGGTCTGGGTCTGATGATCGGTCTTGAAATCGTTAAACCAAACGAAGCGAAAGATCACATGGGTTGCTACCCGGCGGATGGCGAGCTTTCTGCACTGTTGCAGAAAAAATGCTTTGAATCCGGTCTGATCCTGGAGCGTGGTGGTCGTAACGGTAGCGTGCTGCGTCTGCTGCCTTCTCTGCTGATCACCAATGCTGAGCTGGAAATTTTCCTCGATAAATTTGAGAACGCCCTGTTGGGCGCTGGCGTTAAGCCGGTTTAA
- the lolB gene encoding lipoprotein insertase outer membrane protein LolB — protein MTLPDFRLIRLLPLAALVLTACTLNAPKGPGKSPDSQQWRQHQQEVRALNQYQTRGAFAYISDQQKVYARFFWQQTGQDRYRLLLTNPLGSTELELNAQPGNVELVDNKGKHYTADDAEEMIGKLTGMPIPLNSLRQWILGLPGDATDYKLDEQYRLSEVNYSQGGKNWKVVYGGYDSKTQPAMPANMELSDGDQRIKLKMDNWIVK, from the coding sequence ATGACCCTGCCTGATTTTCGCCTGATTCGCCTGCTGCCGCTGGCGGCCCTGGTTCTTACCGCCTGTACGCTCAACGCCCCTAAAGGTCCAGGTAAAAGCCCTGACTCCCAGCAGTGGCGCCAGCACCAGCAGGAAGTACGCGCGCTAAACCAATATCAGACGCGCGGTGCGTTTGCGTATATTTCCGATCAACAGAAGGTCTATGCTCGCTTTTTCTGGCAGCAAACCGGCCAGGATCGCTATCGTCTGCTGCTGACAAACCCGCTGGGCAGTACCGAACTGGAACTGAACGCACAGCCGGGCAACGTGGAACTCGTCGATAACAAGGGCAAGCATTATACCGCTGACGACGCCGAAGAGATGATTGGGAAGTTGACCGGAATGCCGATTCCGTTAAACAGCCTGCGTCAGTGGATCCTGGGCCTGCCAGGCGATGCCACTGATTACAAACTCGACGAACAATACCGTCTGAGCGAAGTGAACTACAGTCAGGGCGGTAAAAACTGGAAAGTGGTTTACGGCGGGTACGACAGTAAAACGCAACCGGCCATGCCCGCAAATATGGAGCTTTCCGACGGCGACCAGCGTATTAAGCTGAAAATGGATAACTGGATTGTGAAATGA
- a CDS encoding pyridoxal phosphate-dependent decarboxylase family protein translates to MNVSDNNPILSGSAQSIAAYQDAIEQSSKAVVEWLKQPEMYQGKTVEQLRERINLNFTAEGLGNQATIERAVEYFLKDSLSVHHAQCVAHLHCPSLVISQAAEVLINATNQSMDSWDQSPSATIVEIKLIEWLREQVGYQAGDAGVFTSGGTQSNLMGLMLARDAFFARQGHSIQQDGLTGDLSKIKVFCSESAHFSVQKNMALMGLGYRSVTQVKTDVFSRMDAADLKAKLAQAQANGEQVMAIVATAGTTDAGAIDPLTEIAALAAEHQIWMHVDAAWGGALLLSEKYRHFLNGLELADSVTLDFHKQFFQTISCGAFLLKDARHYELMRYQAAYLNSDFDEEHGVPNLVSKSLQTTRRFDALKLWMGLEALGKKQYAEIIDNGVTLARQVAEFVSAQPDLELVMQPQLASVLFRFRPQSDDVAFVALLNQRIGDVLLASGAANVGVTEADGVTCLKLTLLNPTVCLKDVKVLLESVKQTAEQLLNA, encoded by the coding sequence ATGAACGTGTCAGATAACAACCCGATTCTGTCCGGTTCGGCGCAAAGCATCGCAGCCTACCAGGACGCCATCGAGCAGAGCAGCAAAGCTGTCGTTGAATGGTTAAAACAACCTGAGATGTATCAGGGTAAAACCGTTGAGCAGCTGCGCGAGCGCATCAATCTGAACTTCACCGCTGAGGGCCTGGGTAACCAGGCCACTATTGAGCGGGCAGTTGAGTACTTCCTGAAGGACAGCCTGTCTGTGCACCATGCACAATGCGTGGCGCATCTGCACTGCCCGAGCCTGGTGATTAGCCAGGCCGCTGAAGTGCTGATCAACGCCACCAACCAGAGTATGGACTCCTGGGATCAGAGCCCGTCAGCGACCATCGTTGAGATCAAGCTGATCGAATGGCTGCGTGAGCAGGTCGGTTATCAGGCTGGCGATGCGGGCGTATTCACCAGCGGAGGCACTCAGAGCAATCTGATGGGACTGATGCTGGCACGTGACGCTTTCTTTGCACGTCAGGGGCACTCTATCCAGCAGGATGGTTTAACCGGCGATCTGAGCAAAATTAAAGTATTCTGCTCTGAAAGCGCGCACTTTTCTGTTCAGAAAAACATGGCGTTGATGGGACTGGGTTACCGTTCCGTCACCCAGGTTAAGACCGATGTGTTTTCTCGCATGGATGCTGCAGACCTGAAAGCCAAACTGGCGCAGGCGCAAGCCAATGGTGAGCAGGTGATGGCGATTGTCGCCACTGCCGGTACGACCGATGCGGGCGCTATCGATCCGTTAACAGAGATTGCTGCGTTGGCGGCTGAGCACCAGATCTGGATGCATGTGGATGCGGCATGGGGCGGTGCGTTACTGCTATCTGAGAAGTATCGCCACTTCCTCAACGGTCTTGAACTGGCGGATTCTGTCACTCTGGACTTCCACAAGCAGTTCTTCCAGACCATCAGCTGCGGTGCATTCCTGCTGAAAGATGCGCGTCATTATGAACTGATGCGTTATCAGGCGGCGTACCTGAACTCTGATTTCGATGAAGAGCACGGTGTGCCGAACCTGGTATCCAAGTCCCTGCAAACGACGCGTCGTTTTGATGCGCTGAAACTGTGGATGGGTCTCGAAGCGCTGGGTAAAAAACAGTACGCTGAAATCATTGATAACGGTGTCACTCTGGCGCGGCAGGTGGCGGAGTTTGTTTCTGCTCAACCGGATCTGGAACTGGTGATGCAGCCGCAACTGGCAAGCGTACTGTTCCGTTTCCGTCCGCAGAGCGATGACGTTGCGTTTGTTGCACTGTTGAACCAGCGTATCGGTGACGTTCTGCTGGCCTCCGGTGCTGCAAACGTGGGCGTAACAGAAGCGGATGGCGTGACTTGCCTGAAGCTGACACTACTGAACCCAACGGTTTGCCTGAAAGATGTGAAAGTGCTGCTGGAAAGCGTTAAACAGACAGCTGAACAACTGCTGAACGCATAA
- the hemA gene encoding glutamyl-tRNA reductase: MTLLALGINHKTAPVSLRERVTFSPDTLDQALDSLLAQPMVQGGVVLSTCNRTELYLSVEEQDNLQEALIRWLCEYHNLNEEDLRSSLYWHQDNDAVSHLMRVASGLDSLVLGEPQILGQVKKAFADSQKGHLNASALERMFQKSFSVAKRVRTETDIGASAVSVAFAACTLARQIFESLSTVTVLLVGAGETIELVARHLREHKVKKMIIANRTRERAQVLADEVGAEVISLSDIDARLQDADIIISSTASPLPIIGKGMVERALKNRRNQPMLLVDIAVPRDVEPEVGKLSNAYLYSVDDLQSIISHNLAQRKAAAVEAETIVAQETSEFMAWLRAQSATETIREYRSQSEQIRDELTAKALAALDQGGDAQAIMQDLAWKLTNRLIHAPTKSLQQAARDGDSERLNILRDSLGLE; this comes from the coding sequence ATGACCCTTTTAGCGCTTGGTATTAACCATAAAACGGCACCTGTATCGCTGCGAGAACGCGTAACGTTTTCGCCGGACACGCTCGATCAGGCGCTGGACAGCCTGCTTGCGCAGCCAATGGTGCAGGGCGGGGTGGTGTTGTCAACGTGTAACCGCACGGAGTTGTATCTCAGCGTCGAGGAGCAGGACAACCTGCAAGAGGCGCTGATTCGTTGGTTGTGCGAGTACCACAACCTGAACGAAGAGGATCTGCGTAGCAGCCTTTACTGGCACCAGGACAACGACGCCGTCAGCCATCTGATGCGCGTAGCCAGCGGTCTGGATTCGCTGGTGCTGGGCGAGCCCCAAATTCTCGGACAGGTCAAAAAAGCGTTCGCGGATTCGCAAAAAGGTCACCTCAACGCCAGCGCGCTGGAGCGCATGTTCCAGAAATCCTTCTCGGTCGCCAAACGTGTAAGAACTGAAACCGACATCGGCGCGAGCGCGGTGTCCGTTGCATTTGCCGCCTGTACGCTGGCGCGTCAGATTTTTGAATCACTTTCCACGGTCACCGTCTTGCTGGTTGGCGCAGGTGAAACCATCGAACTGGTGGCGCGGCATCTGCGTGAACACAAAGTGAAGAAGATGATCATCGCCAACCGTACGCGTGAGCGCGCACAGGTTCTGGCTGATGAAGTCGGCGCCGAGGTGATTTCACTCAGTGATATCGACGCGCGATTACAGGACGCCGATATTATTATCAGCTCGACGGCCAGCCCACTGCCGATTATCGGTAAAGGGATGGTTGAGCGCGCGCTTAAAAACCGTCGCAATCAGCCTATGCTGTTGGTCGATATCGCCGTACCGCGCGATGTTGAACCGGAAGTCGGCAAACTGTCCAACGCGTATCTGTACAGCGTTGATGACCTGCAAAGCATCATTTCGCATAACCTGGCGCAGCGCAAAGCCGCGGCAGTCGAAGCCGAGACCATTGTTGCGCAGGAAACCAGCGAGTTTATGGCCTGGTTACGCGCCCAAAGCGCGACGGAAACCATCCGCGAGTACCGCAGTCAGTCAGAACAGATTCGTGATGAACTGACCGCTAAAGCGTTGGCTGCTCTGGATCAGGGCGGTGATGCGCAAGCCATTATGCAGGATCTGGCCTGGAAGCTGACGAACCGCCTGATCCATGCACCAACCAAATCACTTCAACAGGCCGCCCGTGACGGGGATAGTGAACGCCTGAATATTCTGCGCGACAGCCTCGGGCTGGAGTAG
- the ispE gene encoding 4-(cytidine 5'-diphospho)-2-C-methyl-D-erythritol kinase: protein MMTHWPSPAKLNLFLYITGQRADGYHTLQTLFQFLDYGDDITIALRNDGEIHLLTAVDGVAHEDNLIVRAARLLMKTASDRGQLPAGSGADISIEKRLPMGGGLGGGSSNAATVLVALNHLWQCGLSIDDLADIGLTLGADVPVFVRGHAAFAEGVGEILTPVNPAEKWYLVAHPGVSIPTPVIFQDPELPRNTPKRSIETLLKCEFGNDCEVIARKRFREVDAALSWLLEYAPSRLTGTGACVFAEFDTESRARQVLEQAPEWLEGFVAKGVNLSPLHRAML, encoded by the coding sequence ATGATGACCCACTGGCCCTCTCCGGCAAAACTGAATCTGTTTTTATATATCACCGGGCAACGTGCGGACGGCTATCACACATTACAAACGCTGTTCCAGTTTCTCGATTATGGCGACGATATTACTATTGCGCTGCGTAATGACGGTGAAATTCATCTGCTCACCGCGGTTGATGGCGTTGCGCATGAAGATAACCTGATCGTGCGCGCGGCGCGCTTGCTGATGAAAACAGCCTCCGATCGTGGACAACTGCCCGCCGGAAGCGGTGCTGACATCAGTATTGAGAAACGTCTGCCGATGGGCGGTGGTCTGGGAGGCGGTTCCTCCAATGCCGCGACGGTATTGGTGGCGCTGAATCATCTCTGGCAGTGCGGACTGAGTATTGATGATCTGGCGGATATAGGTCTGACGCTCGGCGCCGATGTACCGGTATTTGTGCGCGGACATGCCGCCTTTGCGGAAGGCGTGGGTGAAATCCTCACGCCGGTCAATCCGGCGGAAAAATGGTATCTGGTCGCCCATCCGGGTGTCAGTATTCCAACACCGGTTATTTTTCAGGATCCCGAACTCCCCCGTAACACGCCAAAAAGGTCAATAGAAACGTTACTAAAATGTGAATTCGGCAATGATTGCGAGGTTATCGCAAGAAAACGTTTTCGCGAGGTTGATGCGGCGCTTTCCTGGCTGTTAGAATACGCGCCGTCGCGCCTGACTGGTACAGGGGCTTGTGTCTTTGCTGAATTTGACACTGAGTCTCGTGCTCGCCAGGTGCTTGAGCAAGCCCCGGAATGGCTCGAAGGCTTTGTGGCGAAAGGTGTCAACCTCTCCCCATTGCACAGAGCTATGCTTTAA
- the prfA gene encoding peptide chain release factor 1, protein MKPSIVAKLEALHERHEEVQALLGDAGTIADQERFRALSREYAQLSDVSRCFTDWQQIQDDIETAQMMLDDPEMREMAQDELREAKEKGEQLEQHLQVLLLPKDPDDERNAFLEVRAGTGGDEAALFAGDLFRMYSRYAESRRWRVEIISANEGEHGGYKEIIAKVSGDGVYGRLKFESGGHRVQRVPATESQGRIHTSACTVAVMPELPEAELPDINPADLRIDTFRSSGAGGQHVNTTDSAIRITHLPTGIVVECQDERSQHKNKAKAMSVLGARIRAAEVARRQQAEASERRNLLGSGDRSDRNRTYNFPQGRVTDHRINLTLYRLDEAMEGKLDMLIEPIVQEYQADQLAALSEQD, encoded by the coding sequence ATGAAGCCTTCTATCGTTGCCAAACTGGAAGCCCTGCATGAACGCCATGAAGAAGTTCAGGCGCTGCTCGGTGATGCGGGAACCATCGCAGACCAGGAACGCTTTCGTGCGCTGTCGCGCGAGTATGCCCAATTAAGCGATGTCTCTCGCTGTTTTACGGACTGGCAACAGATTCAGGATGATATCGAAACAGCACAGATGATGCTCGACGATCCTGAAATGCGTGAGATGGCGCAGGATGAACTGCGCGAAGCAAAAGAAAAAGGTGAGCAGCTGGAACAGCATCTGCAGGTTCTGCTGCTGCCAAAAGATCCGGATGACGAACGTAACGCGTTCCTGGAAGTTCGCGCGGGAACCGGCGGTGATGAAGCCGCGCTGTTTGCCGGCGATCTGTTCCGTATGTACAGCCGTTACGCTGAATCGCGTCGCTGGCGTGTGGAGATCATAAGCGCCAACGAAGGTGAGCATGGCGGTTATAAAGAGATTATTGCCAAAGTGAGCGGCGATGGCGTGTACGGCCGACTGAAATTTGAGTCCGGTGGCCACCGCGTACAGCGCGTTCCGGCGACGGAATCACAGGGGCGTATTCACACTTCCGCCTGTACGGTCGCGGTCATGCCGGAACTGCCGGAAGCGGAACTGCCGGATATCAACCCGGCCGATCTGCGTATTGATACCTTCCGTTCCTCTGGTGCGGGCGGTCAGCACGTTAACACCACCGACTCGGCAATCCGTATTACCCACTTGCCAACCGGTATTGTGGTGGAGTGTCAGGACGAACGTTCGCAGCATAAAAACAAAGCGAAAGCGATGTCGGTGCTGGGGGCGCGTATTCGTGCCGCCGAAGTGGCAAGACGCCAACAGGCCGAAGCTTCTGAGCGTCGCAACCTGTTGGGCAGCGGCGATCGTAGCGATCGCAACCGTACCTATAACTTCCCGCAGGGTCGTGTAACCGATCATCGCATTAACCTGACGCTTTACCGTCTGGATGAAGCGATGGAGGGCAAGCTGGATATGCTCATTGAGCCAATTGTCCAGGAATATCAGGCCGACCAATTAGCGGCGCTGTCCGAGCAGGATTAA
- the dauA gene encoding C4-dicarboxylic acid transporter DauA, protein MNKLFSSHVMPFRALIDACWKEKYTASRFTRDLIAGITVGIIAIPLAMALAIGSGVAPQYGLYTSAVAGIVIALTGGSRFSVSGPTAAFVVILYPVSQQFGLAGLLVATLMSGIFLILFGLARFGRLIEYIPVSVTLGFTSGIGITIGTMQIKDFLGLQMAHVPEHYLQKVGALFMALPTINLGDAAIGVVTLGILIFWPRLGVRLPGHLPALLAGCAVMGIVNVMGGHVATIGSQFHYILADGSQGNGIPQLLPQLVLPWNMPDSNFTLSWSSLQALLPAAFSMAMLGAIESLLCAVVLDGMTGTKHKANSELIGQGLGNIVAPFFGGITATAAIARSAANVRAGATSPISAVIHAILVILALLVLAPLLSWLPLSAMAALLLMVAWNMSEAHKVVDLLRHAPKDDIIVMLMCMSLTVLFDMVIAISVGIVLASLLFMRRIARMTRLAPVNVDVPDDVLVLRVIGPLFFAAAEGLFTDLESRIEGKRIVVLKWDAVPVLDAGGLDAFQRFVKRLPEGCELRISNLEFQPLRTMARAGIQPIPGRLTFFPNRTAALADIQ, encoded by the coding sequence GTGAATAAATTATTTTCCTCACATGTGATGCCTTTCCGCGCCCTCATCGACGCTTGTTGGAAAGAAAAATATACCGCCTCACGCTTTACCCGTGACCTGATTGCCGGGATAACCGTTGGGATCATTGCTATTCCGCTGGCGATGGCACTGGCAATTGGCAGTGGCGTTGCGCCGCAGTACGGGCTGTATACGTCAGCCGTAGCCGGGATTGTTATTGCCCTGACCGGGGGTTCACGCTTTAGCGTCTCTGGCCCGACCGCTGCGTTCGTGGTGATCTTGTATCCGGTGTCGCAACAGTTTGGGCTGGCAGGCCTGCTGGTTGCCACGCTGATGTCCGGGATATTTCTGATCCTTTTCGGCCTCGCCCGTTTTGGCCGCCTGATCGAATATATTCCCGTGTCAGTCACATTAGGCTTTACCTCAGGTATTGGTATCACCATTGGTACTATGCAGATTAAAGACTTTCTTGGTCTGCAAATGGCCCATGTTCCTGAGCACTACCTGCAAAAAGTCGGTGCACTGTTTATGGCATTACCGACCATTAATCTCGGCGATGCCGCCATTGGTGTGGTCACGCTGGGGATCCTCATTTTCTGGCCGCGACTGGGCGTTCGTCTGCCGGGCCACCTTCCTGCGCTGCTGGCCGGTTGTGCGGTGATGGGCATCGTGAATGTCATGGGGGGGCATGTCGCAACCATTGGTTCTCAGTTCCACTACATTCTGGCTGACGGCTCTCAGGGCAACGGCATCCCGCAGCTGCTGCCACAACTGGTATTACCGTGGAATATGCCGGATTCCAACTTTACGTTGAGCTGGAGTTCATTACAGGCACTATTACCGGCCGCTTTCTCCATGGCGATGCTGGGCGCGATTGAATCCCTGCTCTGCGCCGTGGTGCTCGACGGAATGACCGGTACCAAACACAAAGCTAACAGCGAGCTGATTGGTCAGGGTCTGGGAAACATCGTTGCGCCGTTCTTTGGCGGTATTACTGCAACAGCCGCCATTGCCCGTTCTGCCGCAAACGTACGTGCTGGCGCAACGTCACCGATTTCAGCGGTCATCCACGCTATTCTGGTGATCCTCGCCCTGCTGGTGTTAGCGCCGCTGCTCTCCTGGTTGCCGCTTTCTGCCATGGCCGCGCTGCTGTTGATGGTGGCGTGGAACATGAGTGAAGCCCATAAAGTGGTGGATCTGCTGCGCCACGCGCCGAAAGACGACATCATCGTCATGCTGATGTGTATGTCGCTGACGGTACTGTTCGATATGGTTATCGCCATCAGTGTCGGGATCGTACTCGCCTCCCTGCTGTTTATGCGCCGCATTGCGCGTATGACACGCCTGGCTCCGGTAAACGTAGACGTACCAGACGATGTTCTGGTTCTGCGCGTGATTGGTCCGCTGTTCTTTGCGGCGGCAGAAGGATTATTTACCGATCTTGAATCACGTATTGAAGGCAAACGTATCGTGGTGTTGAAGTGGGACGCCGTACCGGTGCTGGATGCCGGTGGACTGGATGCTTTCCAGCGTTTTGTAAAACGCCTGCCGGAAGGTTGCGAGTTACGCATCAGTAACCTGGAGTTCCAGCCGCTACGTACTATGGCGCGCGCGGGTATCCAACCGATCCCGGGTCGTTTGACGTTCTTCCCGAACCGCACCGCCGCTCTGGCAGATATTCAATAA
- the prs gene encoding ribose-phosphate diphosphokinase has product MPDMKLFAGNATPELAQRIANRLYTSLGDAAVGRFSDGEVSVQINENVRGGDIFIIQSTCAPTNDNLMELVVMVDALRRASAGRITAVIPYFGYARQDRRVRSARVPITAKVVADFLSSVGVDRVLTVDLHAEQIQGFFDVPVDNVFGSPILLEDMLQLNLDNPIVVSPDIGGVVRARAIAKLLNDTDMAIIDKRRPRANVSQVMHIIGDVASRDCVLVDDMIDTGGTLCKAAEALKERGAKRVFAYATHPIFSGNAANNLRNSVIDEVVVCDTIPLTDEIKALPNVRTLTLSGMLAEAIRRISNEESISAMFEH; this is encoded by the coding sequence GTGCCTGATATGAAGCTTTTTGCTGGTAACGCCACCCCGGAACTAGCACAACGTATTGCCAACCGCCTGTACACTTCACTCGGCGACGCCGCTGTAGGTCGCTTTAGCGACGGCGAAGTCAGCGTACAAATTAATGAAAATGTACGCGGTGGTGATATTTTCATCATCCAGTCCACTTGTGCCCCTACTAACGACAACCTGATGGAATTGGTCGTTATGGTCGATGCTCTGCGCCGTGCTTCCGCAGGCCGTATCACCGCCGTTATCCCTTACTTCGGCTATGCACGTCAGGATCGTCGCGTACGTTCCGCTCGTGTACCGATTACCGCAAAAGTCGTCGCTGACTTCCTGTCCAGCGTTGGCGTTGACCGCGTCCTCACCGTTGACCTGCATGCTGAACAGATCCAGGGCTTCTTTGATGTACCGGTTGACAACGTATTCGGTAGCCCAATTCTGTTAGAAGACATGCTGCAACTGAATCTGGATAACCCGATTGTGGTTTCCCCGGATATTGGTGGCGTTGTGCGTGCCCGTGCTATCGCTAAACTGCTGAACGATACCGATATGGCTATCATCGATAAACGCCGCCCGCGTGCGAACGTTTCTCAGGTGATGCACATCATTGGTGACGTAGCAAGTCGTGACTGCGTGCTGGTTGACGACATGATCGATACCGGCGGTACGCTGTGCAAAGCAGCAGAAGCGCTGAAAGAACGTGGTGCAAAACGCGTATTTGCTTACGCCACTCACCCGATCTTCTCAGGCAATGCGGCGAACAACCTGCGCAACTCGGTCATTGATGAAGTCGTTGTCTGTGACACCATTCCACTGACCGACGAAATCAAAGCACTGCCGAACGTGCGTACGTTGACCCTGTCGGGTATGCTGGCCGAAGCGATTCGTCGTATCAGCAACGAAGAATCCATCTCTGCCATGTTCGAGCATTAA